One region of Solea senegalensis isolate Sse05_10M linkage group LG14, IFAPA_SoseM_1, whole genome shotgun sequence genomic DNA includes:
- the bcar3 gene encoding breast cancer anti-estrogen resistance protein 3 isoform X4 translates to MSERCNLKTLTAALCCFYHKNAVISAKFSRDHFILDCPSEKLRKELEEELKMNCEEPRSHAWYHGAIPRQVAENLVQRDGDFLIRDSLSIPGSYVLTCQWRNAAQHFKINKKVVMLNEAYSRVEYRLEREGFDSVPALIRYYVGNRKPVSQVVGAIIFQPINRSLPLRCLEEKYGLSSTHREALLAQERRSQKRLSLNITNGHAHDNAHDGTHCHDNCMSRSSQLRLKDRCGSQPASLNQVQERRRPLKAHQSESFLPLGSKPQAQQSPDPLLPSPNPKSPVFRTGSEPVLSPSVPRRSAEILAGQAIRGSDSQLCPKPPPKPSKVPLSRLPHSACFRPLVPSSITSSTSTSTSSSNHTHASSSVAAPSLDSLTCGETPSGRRSGGPPVPPLKPLKFHHQLTPADSHSSVLSPPDPALYPDSVTLTGRTERLQPSPADLRSCSPREWEEPSLPNSITDNEHQPPLCSYVERLKREGEGGRKVNGGGEVEARGRRGLDRSSYHHAIAALENTSEDEEEEEDARRVREEEEEDGDKDRSSFQRPVVETESAFRPAEFGSRLLPPENKPLEMVVLKRAKELVLTHNHHSIAKHLLIADCQVARILGVTADLKGQMGVASGLELVTLPHGRQLRLDLMERHHTMAIGVAVDILGCTGSVDERASTLNRIILVAVELKDTVGDLFAFTALMKALDMQQISRLEETWTTLRRNYTQTAISYEKILKPFYKNLYEGTASSPAVVCVPLLLPLLTLMERPSIMSEGAELWETSDQGCDIMLRHLESARDVAHNAQSYTANAQKILQGFQVDDDLLEVFKTDFQLRLLWGSRGASVNQSDRYNKFNLILTALSRKLEPPPKTQTLI, encoded by the exons ATGTCGGAGCGATGCAACCTGAAAACCCTGACAGCGGCTCTGTGCTGCTTCTACCACAAGAACGCTGTCATTTCAGCAAag ttCTCCAGGGATCACTTCATCCTGGACTGTCCCTCCGAGAAACTTCGcaaagagctggaggaggagctgaagatgAACTGTGAGGAGCCCAGGAGCCATGCGTGGTACCACGGAGCCATTCCCagacag GTTGCAGAAAACCTGGTGCAGCGCGACGGAGACTTCTTAATCCGTGACTCACTGTCCATCCCGGGGAGTTACGTCCTGACCTGCCAGTGGCGAAACGCTGCCCAGCACTTTAAAATCAacaagaag GTGGTGATGCTGAATGAAGCTTACTCCAGAGTGGAGTATCGTCTGGAACGAGAGGGCTTCGACAGCGTCCCGGCACTTATCAGATACTACGTCGGCAACAGAAAACCTGTCTCACAG GTGGTGGGAGCCATTATCTTCCAGCCAATCAACAGAAGCCTTCCGCTGCGCTGCTTGGAGGAGAAATACGGATTATCCAGCACTCACAGGGAGGCACTGCTGGCGCAGGAGAGACGCAGTCAGAAGCGCCTCAGCCTCAACATCACCAACGGACACGCGCACGACAACGCGCACGACGGCACGCACTGCCACGACAACTGCATGAGCCGGAGCAGCCAGCTCAg GTTAAAGGATCGATGCGGCAGCCAACCAGCAAGTCTCAATCAGGTCCAGGAGAGACGACGCCCACTCAAGGCGCACCAATCAGAGAGCTTCTTACCTCTCG GATCCAAACCCCAGGCTCAGCAGTCTCCCGACCCGCTACTCCCCAGCCCCAACCCCAAGTCTCCAGTGTTTCGGACGGGCAGTGAGCCGGTCCTGAGTCCCTCTGTCCCTCGGAGATCAGCAGAGATTCTGGCCG GTCAAGCGATCCGAGGCTCCGACAGCCAGCTGTGCCCGAAACCACCACCCAAACCCAGCAAGGTGCCGCTGTCTCGACTGCCTCACTCCGCGTGTTTTCGGCCCCTGGTTCcttcctccatcacctcctctacctccacctccacctcctcctccaaccACACACACGCGTCCTCCAGCGTCGCTGCGCCTTCCCTGGACTCACTCACATGTGGGGAAACGCCTTCAGGGAGAAGGAGTGGAG GTCCTCCCGTCCCTCCACTGAAGCCCCTGAAGTTTCACCATCAGCTCACGCCCGCAGACTCCCACTCCTCTGTGTTGTCTCCTCCTGATCCGGCTCTGTATCCCGACTCAGTGACACTAACGGGACGGACTGAGCGGCTGCAGCCGAGCCCTGCGGACCTGAGGTCCTGCAGCCCGCGGGAGTGGGAGGAGCCGAGCTTGCCGAACTCCATCACGGACAACGAGCATCAGCCACCGCTCTGCAGCTACGTGGAGCGGCTGAAAagagaaggggagggagggagaaaggtgAACGGAGGAGGGGAGGTGGAGGCGAGAGGACGGAGAGGGCTGGACAGAAGCTCCTACCATCACGCCATCGCAGCCTTAGAGAACACCagtgaggacgaggaggaggaggaggatgcaaggagggtgagggaggaggaggaggaggacggggacaAAGACAGGAGCAGTTTCCAGCGGCCGGTGGTGGAGACAGAGTCGGCGTTCAGACCGGCAGAGTTCGGATCTCGACTCCTGCCTCCTGAAAACAAACCACTGGAGATGGTGGTGCTGAAGAGAGCGAAGGAGCTGGTGCTCACTCACAATCACCACAGCATCGCCAAACACCTGCTGATCGCAGACtgccag GTTGCGAGGATACTGGGAGTGACTGCGGACCTCAAAGGTCAGATGGGCGTGGCCTCCGGCCTGGAGCTGGTGACGCTGCCGCACGGTCGGCAGCTGAGGCTGGACCTCATGGAAAG ACACCACACCATGGCGATAGGCGTTGCCGTGGATATTCTGGGATGCACTGGCAGCGTGGACGAGCGGGCGTCCACGTTAAACCGCATCATCCTGGTGGCGGTGGAGCTGAAGGACACGGTGGGCGACCTGTTCGCTTTCACCGCCCTGATGAAAGCGCTGGACATGcagcag ATCAGTCGTTTGGAAGAAACATGGACGACTCTACGAAGGAACTACACACAGACGGCCATCAGCTACGAGAAAATACTCAAACCTTTCTACAAGAATCTCTATGAGGGCACAG cctcgTCTCCTGCGGTGGTGTGCGTCCCACTTCTGCTGCCGCTCCTCACTCTGATGGAGCGTCCGTCAATCATGTCTGAAGGGGCGGAGCTCTGGGAGACCAGCGACCAGGGCTGCGACATCATGCTGCGCCACCTGGAGTCTGCGCGGGACGTCGCACACAACGCTCAGAGCTACACGGCCAATGCACAGAAGATCttacaag GGTTTCAGGTGGACGACGACCTGCTGGAGGTGTTTAAAACCGACTTTCAGCTGCGGCTGCTGTGGGGAAGCCGCGGGGCGTCTGTCAACCAGTCGGATCGCTACAACAAGTTCAACCTCATCCTCACCGCGCTGTCACGGAAACTGGAGCCGCCGCCCAAAACGCAGACCTTAATCTGA